The Megasphaera elsdenii DSM 20460 genome includes the window GGCCGGGGATTGGCCGTATAATCCATGAGAAGATGGCACTTCTGGTCCGGGTCGCCATGGAAGATGCGCTTCATGTCCCGCAGGTTCTCATCATCCATGCCAATGAAATAATCATAAAAATCATAATCCTCAGCCGTCAGCAGAACAGCCCGCTTCCCATCGGGATTCATACCGTGCTCCCGGAGCAGCCGTTCCACCGGCGGATAGACCGGATTGCCACAGCCATTCCAGATTTCCTCATCCGTCGTAGCCGCCGAAGCCACGTCAAACCGGTCCGCCATTTCCTCTTGTTCTGCCATCTGCCGGAATACAAACTCCGCCATGGGCGATCGGCAGATATTGCCATGGCAAATGAAAAGTATCCTGATCAAGATCATTTAACTCCTCTCAAAGCCGTAAAAGGCTATGATTCCTACACCGTAATTTTTGTAGGTGAAATTTCCCCTATAATTATAACAGAAAAGGGAGATTATGATTATGTGAAGCTTATAGGGTTGATAGCCGGGATTTACCGGATGGTCTCGATGATTTCTCTGATATACATCGTGTGCGGCACACGGCCTTTGGTATAGAATCCCTCGATGACATCCGCTGGCATTTGCCCCAGCTGAAGCTCATGGCGGTAGATTTTCCGGACGACAAAAGTAATCTCTGCTTCTTCGTAGGTCACGCCATGCTCCAGATATTTTGGGGTGAGACCGCTGGCCTTTGCTTTATCCATATCCCGGCCGGATTTGCTTCCCATGATACCGAGAGCTTTCTGCTACTTCTTGTTGTCAAAGAACGAGACAGTGTAGTAGTCGCTCTTTTCCATGAAACCATACGTATAACGCGCCGGATTGACAAATACTGCGCAGACATTCTTCCCCTTGTGAGGCATACACCAGAGTGTTCCCAGCATACCCCAGCTAATCGTCATCGAATTGAAGGCGTCTTTATCGCCGACGGTCAGGATGCCCCACTGGTCATCAAAGAGTTTGAAAATCTCTGGCTGAAAATCTTTCGTATTCATAAAAGTTTATCCTTTCACAACAAAACAGTTACTGCTGGCTGGCCAGTCTCTTTCCAAGATCAAAGGCCGCCTGCAGGTCTTTCGGGAATTGCTCGGCGTGATGCGCTTTCTTTTTCGTTTCATCCCACGATGCCATACGGTATCGGCTGTAATCCGGTACCTGCAGCGTATCGCAGGAAGCCAGTATTTCCGTTTTCCCGTTCAGGAAATGGAACGGCCAGAAGTATTCTTCCATGCGCGGTTTGTAGTGCTCATCGTAGTAGTTCTGGTCTGCATTCATCGTAAGGATAATGCCGACATCGATTTTTCCCGTAAACGTGCTCTTATAATCATCATAGGATAGTGCCGGAAAGGTCGAGCGGACCATAAAGGAACGGACCTCGCCCGTTGGTTCCCCGAAGTAATCAGTATCTTTTTCATAGGAATCTCTCCTCCTCTATGATTTTTTGTTGATATCGCCAATGTACTCATAACCGCAGGCCGCGCAAAAATAGATTATGCTTCGCCGTCACACGGATCGTCGACGTAATCGACTTCCGCATAGCCAGCGCAAAGTGTGATTTGATGTTTCTTATTGCCTGGGATGACGTATGTATCGCCCTGCTGATACGTCCTGGTTGCGCCATCCATTGTCAACAGGCATTTACCGCTGACAACAATTGTCCACTGTTCCGCATGGGCATGCTCTGGGAAATGGACTTCTTTTTCCGCACTGACGAAGTAGACCGTGCCTGTAGACGTATGGTCCACGCGAACCGTCAGCCCTTCTATACCATAGTCACGTTGTGGAATATGGCGGATGATTTCTGGAAAAACAGACATATGGATAATCCTCCTGAGTAGGTTTCTTGTTTTTTTCGACTGAATTATTATAGCACGGGAGGAAGGCAGAATCTCGTTAGAAAATCGTGTGTTTCTAAACGAACTTGTCATTTTGTGCAGAATGCCAACCTGCCATTAAAGCAGATGCTTCTTTAATGGTTCTGGCATGGCGAGGACAAGTAGTTCGATAAAATTATCGAGAGCAATTTTTTGCCCACCAATAAACCAGTCCTGAATCATCTCAGAGATAGAACGCATATAATACTTAGCCAAAAAATCAATTTCTATGGGAAGTTCATCTTCTTTACCTAAAATACGCAGGCGCTCACGCAGTAAATCGATGGCGTAGTCATTAGTCGCATAGC containing:
- a CDS encoding low molecular weight protein-tyrosine-phosphatase, with amino-acid sequence MILIRILFICHGNICRSPMAEFVFRQMAEQEEMADRFDVASAATTDEEIWNGCGNPVYPPVERLLREHGMNPDGKRAVLLTAEDYDFYDYFIGMDDENLRDMKRIFHGDPDQKCHLLMDYTANPRPVADPWYTRDFQRTWDDVQEGCRGLLDVLRGDEDGH
- a CDS encoding conserved protein/domain typically associated with flavoprotein oxygenases — its product is MNTKDFQPEIFKLFDDQWGILTVGDKDAFNSMTISWGMLGTLWCMPHKGKNVCAVFVNPARYTYGFMEKSDYYTVSFFDNKK
- a CDS encoding cupin domain-containing protein, with translation MSVFPEIIRHIPQRDYGIEGLTVRVDHTSTGTVYFVSAEKEVHFPEHAHAEQWTIVVSGKCLLTMDGATRTYQQGDTYVIPGNKKHQITLCAGYAEVDYVDDPCDGEA